The Desulfatiglans anilini DSM 4660 genome window below encodes:
- a CDS encoding SAM-dependent methyltransferase: VIGTGIDMSPLFTEQAKLRAEELGVADRVKFIHGDAAGYVSGEKAGVAACVGATWIGGGVVGTIELLAQSLRPGGIILIGEPYWRQLPPTEDVAKRCLARSISDFLLLPELLASFGRLGYDVVEMVLADQDSWDRYEAAKWLTMRRWLEANPDDEFAKEVRAQLTSEPERYAAYTREYLGWGVFALMTR; this comes from the coding sequence GTCATCGGCACCGGTATCGACATGAGCCCGTTGTTCACCGAGCAAGCGAAACTCCGCGCTGAAGAACTCGGTGTCGCCGATCGAGTCAAGTTCATCCATGGCGATGCTGCCGGCTATGTCTCTGGCGAGAAGGCCGGTGTGGCAGCCTGTGTCGGTGCCACGTGGATCGGCGGGGGGGTTGTCGGTACCATCGAGCTGTTGGCGCAGAGCCTTCGCCCGGGAGGGATCATCCTCATCGGGGAGCCCTATTGGCGGCAGTTGCCGCCGACGGAAGATGTTGCCAAGAGGTGTCTTGCCCGCTCAATCTCCGACTTTCTCCTGCTTCCAGAACTTCTCGCGTCTTTCGGCCGCCTCGGCTACGACGTCGTGGAAATGGTCTTGGCAGACCAAGACAGCTGGGACAGATACGAGGCGGCCAAGTGGCTCACCATGCGCCGATGGCTTGAAGCAAATCCCGACGACGAGTTCGCGAAAGAGGTCCGAGCCCAACTGACCTCGGAACCCGAGCGCTACGCCGCTTACACGCGTGAATACCTGGGCTGGGGCGTGTTCGCGCTGATGACGCGGTGA
- a CDS encoding type II toxin-antitoxin system VapC family toxin, whose protein sequence is MAFLFDTDAISELLRPRPAIAYVKWIMKVAREEQFTSAVVIGELYKGAYRSQHRERHLTNIEQRVLAAVSVLPYDTSIAKVFGKIRAHLEEIGTILPDADIQIAATAITHNLELITGNLRHFRRVPDLQVNNILANSRNQ, encoded by the coding sequence ATGGCCTTTCTCTTTGATACCGATGCAATTTCAGAACTTCTGCGCCCGCGCCCCGCAATAGCCTATGTGAAATGGATCATGAAAGTTGCTCGTGAAGAGCAATTTACCAGTGCTGTTGTAATAGGCGAACTGTACAAAGGCGCCTACCGCTCCCAACACCGTGAACGACACCTAACCAATATAGAACAACGGGTTCTCGCCGCTGTCAGCGTTTTACCTTACGACACAAGCATTGCGAAAGTTTTTGGTAAAATCCGAGCTCACCTTGAAGAAATTGGAACAATCCTTCCCGATGCGGATATTCAGATTGCAGCCACAGCTATAACCCATAATTTGGAGCTTATAACCGGAAACCTTCGTCATTTTAGAAGGGTTCCGGATTTGCAGGTCAATAATATCCTCGCAAATTCACGTAACCAATGA